In Neoarius graeffei isolate fNeoGra1 chromosome 9, fNeoGra1.pri, whole genome shotgun sequence, one genomic interval encodes:
- the zgc:162944 gene encoding glutamine amidotransferase-like class 1 domain-containing protein 3, mitochondrial translates to MAQCVAVVLAGCGIFNRTKIHEASAVLVYLSRNGASVKIFAHCIDQMHVVDHLKGAPTEEKLNVLVESARLARGDIHDLPDLNVNDSDAIISHMLELTRRTRSLRHTFRSPDIPETAEAITQLSCKHICKNVNEAYVDEKNKIVTTCVFMCMAPHHEIQYLMALV, encoded by the exons ATGGCTCAGTGTGTAGCTGTAGTTCTAGCAGGCTGTGGCATTTTCAACAGGACTAAAATCCACGAAGCTTCTGCAGTTCTGGTGTATTTAAGCCGAAATGGA GCTTCT GTTAAAATATTCGCACACTGCATTGATCAGATGCATGTTGTAGATCACCTGAAAGGTGCCCCCACCGAGGAGAAGCTCAATGTGCTTGTGGAGAGTGCTAGACTCGCCCGAGGTGACATTCATGATCTGCCTGATCTCAATGTAAATGATTCTGATGCCATTATTT CACACATGCTGGAGCTCACTCGGCGCACTCGCAGCCTGAGgcacaccttcag atCTCCTGATATACCAGAAACTGCAGAAGCCATCACCCAGCTGAGCTGCAAACACATCTGCAAGAATGTCAATGAAGCGTATGTGGATGAGAAAAATAAGATTGTGACCACCTGTGTCTTTATGTGCATGGCACCTCACCACGAGATACAATATTTGATGGCACTGGTGTGA
- the acod1 gene encoding cis-aconitate decarboxylase, translating into MSSSAKIRAARKRELNEVFPFHKLVERRAEGRGYRVVEEPNCLGEEAVVVSGSSGSDTPKPFARQTRGEQSMGGVERGLVISDIAVPIPDSDACLEDALDCPPVEGGKNGKGEAGLFSLRRKWRCCWAFLVMMVVLSVQMSAIFTPRNFMLLTISTAEPLMWSRVQVAGLFAFNIPKRFHPPTVVGVMGSAAATAKLLGLSPSQTMAALAIACSSAGAPLANAATQTKPLHLGNAARWGLEASQFALLGLEGNKHILDLESGFSIFYQDYLPCHLAEVSPSSQYRWVLEEQDIAFKRFPAHLGMHWVADTAIKARNKIHTIEPNADLSQIKRIVLRVPSSRYIDCPLPVTEHEARHSYQFSCCSALLDSEVTMDSFSSKMMERKALKDLLLKVHLENPKDNQASFEKMYSEVVVEMANRETHTARCNTFYGHWRKPLSQEHLEGKFKNNASTVLSTDAVDSIVQLIDNLETVPDCSVLGSCNFISTNQSTDSYYSSSA; encoded by the exons GAAGAGGGTACCGAGTTGTTGAGGAGCCTAACTGcctgggggaagaagctgttgtagTATCTGGCAGCAGTGGTTCAGATACTCCTAAACCTTTTGCCAGACAAACGAGGGGTGAACAGTCCATGGGAGGGGTGGAAAGG GGACTTGTGATCAGTGACATtgcagttcccataccagacaGTGATGCATGTCTAGAGGATGCTCTTGATTGTCCACCAGTAGAAGGTGGTAAGAACGGGAAGGGGGAAGCTGGCCTTTTCAGCCTCCGCAGGAAGTGGAGATGCTGCTGGGCTTTTCTGGTGATGATGGTAGTGTTGAGTGTCCAGATGTCTGCCATATTCACTCCCAGGAACTTCATGCTGCTGACTATCTCAACAGCAGAGCCACTGATGTGGAGTAGAGTGCAGGTGGCAGG ACTGTTTGCCTTTAACATCCCCAAAAG GTTCCACCCTCCTACAGTTGTTGGAGTTATGGGCAGTGCAGCTGCCACAGCTAAACTCCTGGGTCTGTCTCCATCTCAGACCATGGCAGCTCTTGCTATTGCATGTTCATCTGCTGGTGCTCCTCTGGCAAATGCTGCTACTCAGACTAAGCCACTGCACTTGGGAAACGCTGCTAGGTGGGGCCTGGAAGCATCTCAGTTTGCCCTTCTTGGTCTAGAGGGCAACAAACACATTCTGGACCTGGAGTCAGGTTTTAGCATTTTCTACCAGGATTATTTACCATGTCATTTGGCTGAGGTTTCCCCATCTAGCCAGTACAGGTGGGTGCTGGAAGAACAGGATATTGCATTTAAGCGCTTTCCTGCACATCTTGGCATGCACTGGGTAGCTGATACAGCAATAAAAGCGAGGAATAAAATTCACACCATAGAGCCAAATGCTGATCTCAGTCAAATTAAGAGGATTGTTCTGAGAGTCCCTTCATCCAGATACATAGACTGTCCACTCCCAGTGACGGAGCACGAGGCTAGGCACTCATACCAGTTCAGTTGCTGCAGTGCACTGCTTGATAGTGAGGTCACTATGGACTCCTTCAGCAGTAAAATGATGGAAAGGaaagcactgaaggacctgctccTCAAAGTTCATCTGGAAAATCCAAAAGACAATCAGGCTAGTTTCGAAAAGATGTACTCTGAAGTTGTTGTGGAGATGGCcaacagagaaacacacacagcacGTTGCAACACATTTTATGGTCACTGGAGAAAGCCTCTCAGTCAGGAGCATTTGGAAGGGAAATTTAAGAATAATGCATCGACTGTGCTGAGCACAGATGCTGTAGATAGTATAGTGCAACTCATTGACAACCTGGAGACAGTCCCTGACTGTTCCGTACTTGGGTCATGCAATTTCATAAGCACAAACCAAAGCACTGACTCCTATTATTCATCATCTGCTTGA